In Plasmodium gaboni strain SY75 chromosome 7, whole genome shotgun sequence, the following are encoded in one genomic region:
- a CDS encoding hypothetical protein (conserved Plasmodium protein, unknown function) produces the protein MKKSSKGRIKLKIHINAEDEEEEKNESIIHENKNKKKKGSDISDDNDESIEKLKDIDNSYTSDRKQKEDNDLEKKIISIISQLTKITCICEDKKNNMNNLENEKICKKLIKQMYKYEKYLLQFSNYINDNKNHHLDDITFPNGLIKAVDNYINPNVWIYKYLLLETKKQNDSYRNFIQNISTFDSTLKHKILNDHATHLVNPVYPPIDQNILNTLNNNEQKNYYKNVHIPKELSHYYLHSRNKTKED, from the coding sequence ATGAAGAAGAGTAGTAAAGGGCGGATAAAGCTGAAAATACACATAAACGCAGAAGAcgaagaagaagaaaaaaatgaaagcATAATACAtgagaataaaaataaaaaaaagaaaggaTCTGATATTagtgatgataatgatgagagcatagaaaaattaaaagatatagATAATAGCTATACGTCTGATagaaaacaaaaagaagataatgatttagaaaaaaagataatatcGATAATATCTCAGTTGACAAAAATAACTTGTATATGtgaagataaaaaaaataatatgaataatttagagaatgaaaaaatatgtaaaaaattaataaaacaaatgtataaatatgaaaaatatttattacaatttagtaattatattaatgataataaaaatcatCATTTAGATGATATTACATTTCCAAATGGTTTAATAAAAGCTGtagataattatataaatccGAATGTATGgatttataaatatttattattagaaactaaaaaacaaaatgattCATATCGTAATTTCatacaaaatatttcaaCTTTTGATAGTACtttaaaacataaaattttaaatgatCATGCTACCCATTTAGTAAATCCAGTCTATCCACCTATAGAccaaaatattttgaatactcttaataataatgaacaaaaaaattattataaaaatgtgCATATACCCAAGGAGTTGtctcattattatttacacAGCAGGAACAAAACAAAAGAggattaa
- a CDS encoding putative AAA family ATPase, which yields MNFPNLSKKINSTVSSNKPYASSDEKGSEHITGNFDPTALERGAKALKELDQSSNSSKAFEVIKLQELTKQKEYEKQMEELSLQRAQHMSNRMRMENEEKRKTINYQQEQERITAEYKTKLEAESYQKKLLDQQKQNEEWLRNQHEQYLRQENIRKRNELELMNIKMKQIREEKKLERENMKARIYEENKGLIERERKNLDIHLTTLRTKADEERKTKLESINKYFEQFNNSLFLFLNDKQKLYRFALTVTLTSVGIYTTKHTTRLIRTYAETKLGKPKLIRETSLWHINKFFDIFNFKKNFAIIKNYMYPFKNNPYNNFKFFDKIVLNEELQEKLQWSINSLKNSKKYNLYLKNILLHGPPGTGKTLFAKTLSYHSNFDYIIINGGDVSALGIHASVELNKIFDFLKRRRNKKCIIFIDEAEAFLRKGRNESSLHFSESLRNALATFLYHTGTESKKFSIILATNCKDILDQAVLDRIDEQYNFDNPNIKEIQKMITMYFNKYVYPLKKYHITIDSSIDQDYLHNLSNKLAGLSGRQISKLCLNIQSCVFGSDTKVVTKELIDLITAWHLSNSIEEKKNHNITKKNEQSNYTSSDDNPNFKLKNNTNINKTKKNENDHNIDNIQNENNQNKNDEHSKNINLNNNSNQHSIKKKVLINEQL from the coding sequence ATGAACTTTCCTAATTTGAGcaagaaaataaattctACAGTCAGTAGTAATAAACCCTATGCGTCGTCAGATGAAAAGGGAAGTGAACATATTACTGGAAATTTTGATCCTACAGCTTTAGAAAGAGGTGCTAAAGCATTAAAAGAATTAGATCAGTCATCTAACTCTAGTAAAGCTTTTGAAGTTATAAAATTACAAGAATtaacaaaacaaaaagaatATGAGAAACAAATGGAAGAATTATCTTTACAACGTGCTCAACATATGAGCAATCGTATGAGAATggaaaatgaagaaaaaaggAAAACAATAAATTATCAACAAGAACAAGAACGTATTACAGCtgaatataaaacaaaattagAAGCTGAATCTTATCAGAAAAAACTTCTTGATcaacaaaaacaaaacgAAGAATGGTTACGAAATCAACATGAACAATATTTAAGACAAGAAAATATTcgaaaaagaaatgaattggaattaatgaatataaaaatgaaacaaattagagaagagaaaaaattagaaaGAGAAAATATGAAAGCTAGGAtttatgaagaaaataaagGTTTAATAGAAagagaaagaaaaaatcTAGATATACATTTAACAACATTAAGAACTAAAGCTGATGAAGAAAGAAAAACTAAATTAGAAagtattaataaatattttgaacaatttaataattctttattcttatttttaaatgataaacAAAAACTATATAGATTTGCATTAACTGTTACATTAACATCTGTAGGTATATATACAACCAAACATACTACAAGACTTATTAGAACATATGCAGAAACAAAATTAGGAAAGCCAAAATTAATAAGAGAGACTTCTCTATGgcatattaataaattctttgatatttttaattttaaaaaaaattttgcaattatcaaaaattatatgtatccttttaaaaataacccatataataattttaaattttttgataaaataGTCTTAAATGAAGAACTTCAAGAAAAATTACAATGGTCAATAAATAGTTTAAAgaattcaaaaaaatataatctatatttaaaaaatatactttTGCATGGACCACCAGGTACTGGTAAAACTTTATTTGCAAAAACACTTTCTTATCATAGTAATTTCgattatataattattaatgGTGGAGATGTCAGTGCATTAGGTATTCATGCATCGGTcgaattaaataaaatatttgattttctgaaaagaagaagaaataaaaaatgtattatttttatagatGAAGCAGAAGCTTTTTTAAGAAAAGGAAGAAATGAATCATCTCTACATTTCTCTGAAAGCTTAAGAAATGCATTAGCAACATTTCTTTATCATACAGGCACTGAATCtaaaaaattttcaatAATTCTAGCTACTAATTGTAAAGATATTTTAGATCAAGCTGTTCTAGATCGTATAGATGAAcaatataattttgataacccaaatattaaagaaatacaaaaaatgattactatgtattttaataaatatgtatatcctttaaaaaaatatcatattaCTATAGATTCATCTATTGATCAAGACTATCTACATAATCTTTCTAATAAATTAGCTGGATTATCAGGAAGACAAATCTCTAAACTATGTCTTAATATTCAAAGTTGTGTTTTTGGAAGTGATACAAAAGTTGTCACAAAGGAATTAATTGATTTAATAACTGCATGGCATTTAAGTAATTCGattgaagaaaaaaagaatcataacatcacaaaaaaaaatgaacaatCAAATTATACTTCTTCTGATGATAATCCAAATTTTAAACTTAAgaataatacaaatattaataaaacaaaaaaaaatgaaaacgatcataatattgataatatacagaatgaaaataaccaaaacaaaaatgatgaacattcaaaaaatattaatttgaataataattcaaatcAACATTCTATAAAGAAAAAGgtattaataaatgaacaactttga
- a CDS encoding hypothetical protein (conserved Plasmodium protein, unknown function) produces the protein MNDALEIIGEGNKMIVLRTNDKYDIDDNNKKNDNYLNNLRLLNNEFSFLNNGNVKIDNMVISYSYFYILKHIHLYSYIFIKRSVLKIVKKNDMKVLNITLQNNWIKKISYKKFKIFNKSYLADNNFVIFNNEFVDLIRNTIDFYYFNKNKKKLCTHKIKTYIQHADKLITHIIDYTDKVINYLNDNSDKIIEQITFNIKTFLRYITKKKNIRSIKKYILKYLKSFNYKDIEKYVIIYFYDYLKILKQNKNKNYNKMYRNHEKYMFSDIYNNNNNNNNNKNNDDDILYDNIYQQQQINVGYVEENLFSVPYFLLPKYKHTENIQPQTKSLDSNINFDTTRNIQYSDNLSNPASFYNDNNSISNQSYIDYTSAQNVHNDMINNNMCYNNIKSNFKYISVEIKLKCGLTDYQNMYDRYNIQQLIKIKNKNTEHLSLYVPSNFFNLDFWDIFCNLNYIFLFNSNNINMYINNKKHINTSLCSFKYFNNFFFNYSLYFPTNDSINFYFNYLNQYKKGTSRNKKKQHDKNCYDENFHNYFINEYKTRMNTYINDYFEGGSQFNNSTNNMNENFNYLTFMNRSGEMEEKKRKKKKNYKNKDINNNNNNNNKIDTEMDNINSNSSNSNSSNSSSRSSSNNNNDDDNYYYNVYYNNNCSDNSFLRASQMNNLVNKNNIVLHNNLQKHSAWKYKRNHYNIINYCQRTCIIPESINYAYKNYIFSNYFYLKYIICGTNYDIKQMLLCIKNGEYRYCFNKLLYILDIYKNMYYVHMKTFCKNAIQKLRKQYDELMNEYYIPEKLRFNSRKDNIYWNNELFNIKYYYDKGKYGSNNHIAMDTSFSRHEYSMRKRCIFKNNKLFNLIFTEMMDFKYNNKFQRIISEYLNEYINVNGLKGQFIKFKKYYNTLYYDVYKKLKNQFEKKYYTLLRGEFKIRKDFFKKLQENFKQKVLYKLNKELFYLYDQKLKSNYYFNYMMTNKLNMSVRTYFCNCQYFISDILKKVIITYREKGYEEQVNYHLFCLIDIMNYIYMKNKNKWTNRFMLLNNSFNNKEQSKNMIELIQNIMYHNSKLTKKNPFEINQNYNENLVILSCIIRKEKYLFYKLLYFQCFSSGQVQLISVMLYFIKLFEYLFNFRKEENDDLIKYDHDINRLKYEEINEGDDNIFANFKYYNKSLENIFNITENIYIKNHKNLLHFINTQKIKRLSEYVFTSTGKSSTYEKKIIKNNRNKKKNIKYDAFIYLQNCHFILGNELLMDAIQICNKATNNNYNYLKTEMKVNTRNVYYSIYEKNHPSLKKKRFTTYTNQSYIKSKYRTRQKFIEDILSKETLITTDHFHYLSSSHFMNHLNSKNICLLKEKTKPVNIHKAMLVYKNMIYFVCRFLISKTFCDNSTIFNIYVNHDNTMQDINTLQYLKNNRFKLLTINKNINSSKNHANLLIQHEYYNNSTNSQDENIEEYDQFNHSENNTIHSSNNIDSYNNMNNDTIKRRNKMNKKIYISRSKGSSKQYPLIRKIDLKRKKLQYTNQMNKDFKNLITSTYITQQNKQIFYRISLIDLSIKSLKKMDYWKNQMDNIISIYNKFCTN, from the coding sequence atgaatgaCGCATTAGAAATTATAGGGGAGGGTAATAAAATGATTGTGTTAAGGacaaatgataaatatgatattgatgataataataaaaagaatgaTAATTACCTTAACAATTTGAgattattaaataatgaatttaGTTTTCTTAATAATGGAAATGTAAAGATAGACAATATGGTTATATCCTATTCGTACTTCTATATACTGAAACATATACATCTTTatagttatatatttataaaaagatCAGTTTTAAAAATTGTTAAGAAGAATGACATGAAAGTGTTGAATATTACCCTACAAAATAATtggataaaaaaaataagttacaagaaatttaaaatattcaacAAATCTTATTTAGctgataataattttgttatatttaataatgaatTTGTTGATCTTATAAGAAATACTATCgatttttattattttaataaaaacaaaaaaaaattatgtacacataaaataaaaacatatatacaaCATGCAGACAAACTTATAACACATATAATTGATTATACAGATAAAGTAATTAActatttaaatgataactcagataaaattatagaacaaattacatttaatattaaaactttcttaagatatattacaaagaaaaaaaatatacgtagtataaaaaaatatattctaaaatatttaaaaagttttaattataaggatatagaaaaatatgtaattatatatttttatgattatCTTAAGATATTgaaacaaaataaaaacaagaattataataaaatgtataggaatcatgaaaaatatatgtttagcgatatatataataataataataataataataataataaaaataatgatgatgatatattGTATGACAATATTTACCAACAACAACAAATTAATGTAGGGTATGTAGaagaaaatttattttctgtgccttattttttattaccaaaatataaacatacAGAGAATATACAACCGCAAACAAAATCGTTAGatagtaatataaattttgaTACAACTAGGAATATACAATATAGTGATAATTTATCTAATCCTGCAAgtttttataatgataataatagtatatCAAATCAATCTTATATAGATTATACAAGTGCACAAAATGTTCATAATGACatgataaataataatatgtgttataataatataaaaagtaactttaaatatataagtgtggaaattaaattaaaatgtgGTTTAACAGATTATCAAAACATGTATGATAGGTATAACATACAacaattaataaaaataaaaaataagaacACAGAACATTTGTCTTTATATGTACCAAGTAATTTCTTTAATCTTGATTTCTGGgatattttttgtaatttgaattatatctttttattcaatagtaataatattaatatgtatataaataataaaaaacatatcAACACATCTTTATGTTCATTCAAATATttcaataattttttttttaattattcCTTGTACTTTCCGACAAATGATtcaattaatttttattttaattatttaaacCAATACAAAAAGGGAACTAGTCgaaataaaaagaaacaaCATGATAAGAATTGTtatgatgaaaattttcataattattttattaacgaatataaaacaagaatgaatacatatattaatgattACTTTGAAGGAGGTAGCcaatttaataattcaacaaataatatgaacgaaaattttaattacCTGACTTTTATGAACAGGTCAGGTGAAATGGAAGAAAagaagagaaaaaaaaaaaaaaattataagaacaaagacattaataataataataataataataataagataGACACTGAAATggataatattaatagtaatagtaGTAATAGCAATAGTAGTAATAGTAGTAGTCGTAGtagtagtaataataataatgatgatgataattattattataatgtttattataataacaattGTAGTGATAACTCCTTTTTAAGGGCAAGTCAAATGAACAACCTtgttaataaaaacaatattGTATTACACAATAATTTACAAAAACATAGTGCGTGGAAATATAAAAGGaatcattataatataataaattacTGTCAGAGAACATGTATAATTCCTGAAAGTATTAATTAtgcatataaaaattacatatttagtaattacttttatttaaaatatataatatgtgGTACGaattatgatataaaacaaatgttgttatgtataaaaaatggTGAATATCGTTATTGTTTTAACaagttattatatatattagatatatataaaaatatgtattatgTACATATGAAAACGTTTTGTAAAAATGCTATACAAAAATTAAGAAAACAATATGATGAGTTAATgaatgaatattatataccTGAGAAATTACGATTTAATTCAAGaaaagataatatttattggaataatgaattatttaatatcaaatattattatgacAAAGGAAAATATGGTAGTAACAATCATATTGCAATGGATACATCTTTTAGTAGACATGAATATAGTATGAGAAAAAGATgcatttttaaaaataataaattatttaatttaatttttacaGAAATGATGgattttaaatataataataaatttcAAAGAATCATCTctgaatatttaaatgaatatataaatgtgaATGGATTAAAAGGGCAgtttattaaatttaaaaaatattataatacattatattatgatgtctataaaaagttaaaaaatcaatttgaaaagaaatattatacttTGTTAAGAGGAGAATTTAAAATTAGAAAagatttttttaaaaaattacaagaaaattttaaacaaaaagtattatataaattaaataaagaattattttatttatatgatcaaaaattaaaaagtaattattattttaacTATATGATGacaaataaattaaatatgtCTGTTCGAACCTATTTTTGTAATTGtcaatattttatatcagatatattaaaaaaagtgATAATAACATATCGAGAAAAAGGATATGAAGAACAAgtaaattatcatttattttgtttaatagatataatgaattatatatatatgaaaaataaaaataaatggACAAATCGATTTATGTTATTgaataattcttttaataataaagaacaatcaaaaaatatgattgaattaattcaaaatataatgtatcataattcaaaattaacaaaaaaaaatccTTTTGAAATTaatcaaaattataatgaaaatttagttattttatcttgtattattagaaaagagaaatatttattttataaacttttatattttcaatgTTTTAGTTCAGGACAAGTTCAATTAATATCTgttatgttatattttattaaattatttgaataCTTATTTAATTTTAGAAAAGAAGAGAATGATGATTTAATAAAGTATGATCATGATATAAATAGattaaaatatgaagaaataaatgaaggagatgataatatatttgcaaattttaaatattataataaaagtttggaaaatatatttaatatcaccgaaaatatttatataaaaaatcacaaaaatttattacattttataaatacacAAAAGATTAAAAGATTATCAGAGTATGTATTTACTTCTACAGGGAAATCATCAacatatgaaaaaaaaataattaaaaataataggaataaaaaaaaaaatataaaatatgatgcatttatatatttacaaaattGTCATTTCATATTAGgaaatgaattattaatGGATGCTATACAAATATGTAACAAGGCAACAaacaataattataattatttaaaaacaGAAATGAAAGTAAATACAAGAAATGTATACTATAgtatatatgaaaaaaatcATCCATctttgaaaaaaaaaagatttaCAACATATACAAATcaatcatatataaaatcaaaatatagAACTAGACAAAAATTTATTGAAGATATATTAAGTAAGGAAACTTTAATAACAACAGATCATTTCCATTATTTATCAAGCTCTCATTTTATGAACCATTTAAAtagtaaaaatatttgtctattaaaagaaaaaaccAAACCAGTGAATATCCATAAAGCAATGcttgtatataaaaatatgatttattttgtttgtAGATTTTTAATAAGTAAAACATTTTGTGATAATAGTAccatatttaatatatatgtaaacCATGATAATACTATGCAAGATATTAATACCTTacaatatttaaaaaataatcgatttaaattattaaccataaataaaaatataaattcatCAAAAAATCATGCAAATTTGTTGATACAAcatgaatattataataattcaacAAATAGTcaagatgaaaatatagaaGAATATGATCAATTTAATCATTCTGAAAATAATACTATTCATAGTAGTAACAATATAGAtagttataataatatgaataatgatactatcaaaagaagaaataaaatgaataaaaaaatttatatttcaaGATCTAAAGGATCATCCAAACAATATCCTCttataagaaaaattgatttaaaaagaaaaaaattacaataTACTAATCAAATGAATAAagattttaaaaatttaataacaagtacatatataacacaacaaaataaacaaatattttatcgTATTAGTTTAATTGATCTTTCTATCAaatctttaaaaaaaatggacTACTGGAAAAATCAAATggataatataatatctatatataataaattttgtACAAATTAA
- a CDS encoding rhoptry-associated membrane antigen — MNVLLLSLLVIQNIVTYLDQIKNGITGHYIEDHNIKNDNCISFSDYEKSIKNFSFSSHAENNYDNIINEYKKIKDINNHINILSSVHRKGRILYDSFLEINNLESENNEKEDEYEDNDESFLETEEYEDNEDEKYNKDEDEYAESFIETEEYDDNEEEQYNKDEDEYADSFIETEHYENNDDKNEEDEEEESFLEYDQYDHQDNEEGEEEEYNDQDNDYGYNFLETDQYDDSDEYNYEDYDEYGESFLEKEESEDMKDEEMKDEEMKDEEMKDEEMKDEEMKDEEMKDEEMKDEEMKDEEMKDEEMKNDEMKYDELKNEEEKMEDISYDEFMGYKKKEKKESNNKASDSFLENDLQENSDNELHNNFESKKNVDNENIFYGYNDNDDESFLETDSYEEYEDEDKDVEDDYEESFLQNDEKKMVFYDLYKPEENESYYEKKKQEEEKEHDMEDQEDNDEDKNDLLDVEQDEEETSEAKEKVKGKSFDNEHLNEIQNVSNVHAFIQKDMKYLDDLLDEEQTIKDAVKKSGYRVNKKLGNNKKSQMILEEEPEENFEEEADEELNKLMEQEKNIVDKEIKNSKTHKTNKKLQMNNNNNNNNNNYKQKNMYMKNEYNNKMTKNNKKEKYDESYMDEDYEQNEEFNENNLNEDMKETNELEDINDELLTDQGVNEDTLLENNNKFFDPKFVPHKKREKSISPHTHQNVSTKMQNKEDMENNEAAMTAEELIELENTEEINTPTMVETEEINSDENGDKSSSSISFISSIVFLMVTILYIMN, encoded by the exons atgaatgtTCTACTTCTGTCTTTGCTTGttatacaaaatatagTAACCTATTTAgatcaaataaaaaatggTATAACCGGTCATTATATAGAAG atcataatattaagaATGATAATTGTATTAGCTTTTCTGATTATGAGAAATCCATAAAAaacttttctttttcttctcatgcagaaaataattatgataatataataaatgaatataaaaaaataaaagacATTAACAAccatataaatatattatcatcagTACACAGAAAAGGAAGAATATTATACGACAGCTTTTTAGAAATAAACAATTTAGAAAGTGAAAATAATGAGAAAGAAGATGAATATGAAGATAATGATGAAAGCTTTTTAGAAACTGAAGAATATGAAGATAATGaagatgaaaaatataataaagatgaaGATGAATATGCAGAAAGTTTTATTGAGACTGAAgaatatgatgataatgaagaagaacaatataataaagatgaaGACGAATATGCAGATAGTTTTATTGAAACAGAACACTATGAAAATAAcgatgataaaaatgaagaagatgaagaagaagaaagTTTTCTAGAATATGATCAATATGATCACCAAGATAATGAAGAAGGAGAAGAAGAAGAATATAATGATCAAGATAATGATTATGGATATAACTTTTTAGAAACTGATCAATACGATGATAGCgatgaatataattatgaagaTTACGACGAATACGGTGAAAGTTTCCttgaaaaagaagaaagTGAAGACATGAAAGATGAAGAGATGAAAGATGAAGAGATGAAAGATGAAGAGATGAAAGATGAAGAGATGAAAGATGAAGAGATGAAAGATGAAGAGATGAAAGATGAAGAGATGAAAGATGAAGAGATGAAAGATGAAGAGATGAAAGATGAAGAGATGAAAAATGACGAGATGAAATATGAcgaattaaaaaatgagGAAGAAAAGATGGAAGATATCTCTTATGATGAATTCATGGGATATAAAaagaaggaaaaaaaagaatcaaataataaagcATCCGACAGCTTCCTTGAAAATGATTTACAAGAAAATTCTGACAATGAATTACATAATAACTTTgaatcaaaaaaaaatgtagataatgaaaatattttctatggttataatgataatgatgatgaaagCTTTTTAGAAACTGATTCATATGAAGAATATGAAGATGAAGATAAAGATGTTGAAGATGATTATGAAGAAAGCTTCTTACAAAATGACGAGAAAAAAATGGTCTTTTATGATTTATACAAACCAGAAGAAAATGAATCATAttatgaaaagaaaaaacaagaagaagaaaaagaacACGATATGGAAGACCAAGAAgataatgatgaagataaaaatgatCTTTTAGATGTAGAACaagatgaagaagaaaCAAGTGAAGCAAAAGAAAAAGTAAAAGGAAAATCATTTGATAATGAACATTTGAATGAAATACAAAACGTTAGCAATGTGCATGCATTTATACAAAAAgatatgaaatatttagATGATCTCTTAGATGAAGAACAAACTATTAAAGATGCTGTCAAGAAAAGTGGTTATAGagtaaataaaaaattaggaaataataaaaaatcaCAAATGATACTAGAAGAAGAACCAGAAGAAAATTTTGAAGAAGAAGCTGatgaagaattaaataaactaatggaacaagaaaaaaatattgtagataaagaaattaaaaatagTAAAACACATAAAACCaacaaaaaattacaaatgaataacaataataataataataataataattataaacaaaagaatatgtatatgaaaaatgaatataataataagatgacaaaaaataataaaaaagaaaaatatgatgaatCATATATGGATGAAGATtatgaacaaaatgaaGAATTCAATGAAAATAATCTAAACGAAGATATGAAAGAAACAAATGAACTAGAAGATATTAATGATGAACTCTTAACTGACCAAGGAGTAAATGAAGATACattattagaaaataataataaattttttgaTCCAAAATTTGTACCACacaaaaaaagagaaaaaagTATATCCCCACACACACACCAAAACGTATCTACTAAAATGCAAAACAAGGAAGACATGGAAA ATAATGAAGCCGCTATGACTGCTGAGGAATTAATCGAATTAGAAAACACAGAAG agATAAATACACCAACAATGGTAGAAACAGAAGAAATAAATTCTG atgAAAACGGAGACAAATCTAGCAGTTCAATATCGTTCATTAGTTCTATAGTATTCCTTATGGTTAccattttatatattatgaattaa